The proteins below come from a single Mercenaria mercenaria strain notata chromosome 3, MADL_Memer_1, whole genome shotgun sequence genomic window:
- the LOC123525906 gene encoding uncharacterized protein LOC123525906: MTSSQEIILHLKRGFEHSQWRGSLLKLVPAGEGRWGGGVRGVILAITTDEWIWERNIVVENQEKHIRRLQLELIQERKKRLELEEQINQQTQRNYYLERRMNDQDINIAGQTKLIAELSSRVTSTKVKKLAEETRKRFLVDDIETVAFHATLDQNSGLEHIRVGSTIPFPNVKLNIRGGYQNSSSMFVTPQAGLYIFSTSISSYWNDKGELQVGIMKNRAYQAGAFVDDIGGPPEQGSVTIAMLLEVGDHVWVKHVVHDDCALYGGGLTSFTGCLIFAV; this comes from the exons ATGACTTCCTCacaagaaataattttacacctaaagcgaggtttcgaacactCACAGTGGCGAGG ATCTTTGCTTAAGCTGGTGCCAGCTGGGGAAGGAAGGTGGGGAGGAGGCGTGAGAGGTGTGATACTTGCCATTACCACTGATGAATGGATTTG GGAAAGAAATATTGTCGttgaaaatcaagaaaaacatataCGCCGGCTTCAGCTTGAACTGATCCAAGAACGGAAGAAGCGTTTAGAACTGGAGGAACAGATCAACCAGCAAACACAGAGAAATTATTATCTAGAACGTCGTATGAATGACCAAGACATAAATATTGCAGGACAAACCAAGCTTATTGCAGAATTAAGCA GCCGAGTAACCAGTACAAAAGTCAAAAAGTTGGCAGAGGAAACCAGAAAACGGTTTCTTGTCGACGACATAGAAACAGTCGCTTTCCATGCTACCCTTGACCAAAATTCAGGTTTAGAACATATCCGGGTCGGCTCGACAATCCCCTTCCCAAATGTGAAGCTGAACATTAGAGGAGGATATCAAAATTCATCAAGTATGTTTGTAACTCCGCAGGCTGGGTTGTATATTTTCTCAACATCCATTTCAAGCTACTGGAATGACAAAGGAGAGTTACAAGTTGGCATTATGAAGAATAGGGCATACCAGGCTGGGGCTTTTGTAGATGATATTGGCGGCCCCCCCGAACAGGGCTCTGTTACCATAGCAATGTTACTGGAAGTTGGTGACCATGTTTGGGTTAAACATGTGGTTCATGATGATTGCGCTCTTTATGGAGGTGGTCTTACAAGCTTCACGGGATGTTTGATTTTTGCAGTGTAA
- the LOC123525388 gene encoding phospholipid phosphatase 1-like isoform X2 — protein METMPKGTIWLRHLIIAQISVDVFIWFAVAVPVLFLFLHGTPYDRGFFCDDATLSFPYKQDKLSTSLLLVAGVIVSVLVIVITEVLNSIDIKCRRQCLSSDVIVHCVKNYAIFLAGFILQQFVVEVVKSKMGVLRPNFFDVCKPQFNMSVCPGYITNYTCTGDDTKEIRDSRLSFPSGHSSLSMYIAVYFCMYIEDRLKISFSRILKLFLQAALIFIAILCGVDRIIDNKHHPSDVVSGFLLGVVVAVFVYYKVGKSVLISPCATAEMQISNKSCDCCTCGQTPEVEPQTPMPLLQNEDLNGFGCQSSTEVKTHILLDTPFKARRHLSTPITPTYKTEDVV, from the exons ATGGAAACTATGCCAAAAGGTACTATTTGGTTGCGTCATCTGATTATAGCTCAAATATCAGTGGATGTTTTTATTTGGTTTGCTG TTGCAGTGCCTGTGTTATTCTTATTTCTACACGGCACACCGTATGATAGAGGGTTTTTCTGCGATGATGCAACCTTAAGTTTTCCGTACAAACAAGACAAACTATCTACATCTTTGCTGCTGGTAGCTGGCGTCATTGTATCTGTTTTAGTG ATTGTGATAACAGAGGTATTGAACAGTATCGATATAAAATGTCGTCGACAATGTCTTTCATCCGATGTAATAGTGCATTGTGTCAAGAACTATGCTATTTTCCTAGCTGGTTTCATTTTACAACAGTTTGTGGTAGAAGTCGTGAAAAGCAAGATGGGCGTATTGAGACCCAATTTTTTTGACGTGTGTAAACCACAGTTTAACATGTCAGTATGTCCAGG CTACATTACGAACTACACATGTACAGGCGATGATACTAAGGAGATACGGGACAGTCGACTATCATTCCCGTCCGGTCACTCTTCCTTATCAATGTATATAGCAGTTTACTTTTGt ATGTACATTGAAGATCGTTTGAAGATAAGTTTCTCCCGCATATTAAAGCTGTTTCTGCAAGCAGCTCTTATTTTTATAGCCATTCTTTGTGGTGTTGACCGGATCATAGACAATAAGCACCATCCATCAGATGTCGTTTCAGGATTTCTGTTAGGAGTTGTTGTCGCGGTGTTTGTG taTTATAAAGTCGGGAAGAGTGTTTTAATATCGCCCTGTGCTACTGCAGAAATGCAAATCAGTAACAAATCATGTGACTGTTGCACATGTGGACAGACGCCGGAAGTGGAACCACAAACACCCATGCCGCTCTTACAAAATGAAGATTTGAATGGTTTCGGTTGCCAGAGCAGCACAGAAGTAAAAACGCACATATTATTAGACACACCTTTTAAAGCTCGACGTCATTTGTCAACACCAATAACACCTACATACAAAACAGAAGACGTAGTCTGA
- the LOC123525388 gene encoding phospholipid phosphatase 1-like isoform X1 — MKFPQILFCTMLKDALLKMRKTKAQIILDVLIYHSVAVPVLFLFLHGTPYDRGFFCDDATLSFPYKQDKLSTSLLLVAGVIVSVLVIVITEVLNSIDIKCRRQCLSSDVIVHCVKNYAIFLAGFILQQFVVEVVKSKMGVLRPNFFDVCKPQFNMSVCPGYITNYTCTGDDTKEIRDSRLSFPSGHSSLSMYIAVYFCMYIEDRLKISFSRILKLFLQAALIFIAILCGVDRIIDNKHHPSDVVSGFLLGVVVAVFVYYKVGKSVLISPCATAEMQISNKSCDCCTCGQTPEVEPQTPMPLLQNEDLNGFGCQSSTEVKTHILLDTPFKARRHLSTPITPTYKTEDVV, encoded by the exons TTGCAGTGCCTGTGTTATTCTTATTTCTACACGGCACACCGTATGATAGAGGGTTTTTCTGCGATGATGCAACCTTAAGTTTTCCGTACAAACAAGACAAACTATCTACATCTTTGCTGCTGGTAGCTGGCGTCATTGTATCTGTTTTAGTG ATTGTGATAACAGAGGTATTGAACAGTATCGATATAAAATGTCGTCGACAATGTCTTTCATCCGATGTAATAGTGCATTGTGTCAAGAACTATGCTATTTTCCTAGCTGGTTTCATTTTACAACAGTTTGTGGTAGAAGTCGTGAAAAGCAAGATGGGCGTATTGAGACCCAATTTTTTTGACGTGTGTAAACCACAGTTTAACATGTCAGTATGTCCAGG CTACATTACGAACTACACATGTACAGGCGATGATACTAAGGAGATACGGGACAGTCGACTATCATTCCCGTCCGGTCACTCTTCCTTATCAATGTATATAGCAGTTTACTTTTGt ATGTACATTGAAGATCGTTTGAAGATAAGTTTCTCCCGCATATTAAAGCTGTTTCTGCAAGCAGCTCTTATTTTTATAGCCATTCTTTGTGGTGTTGACCGGATCATAGACAATAAGCACCATCCATCAGATGTCGTTTCAGGATTTCTGTTAGGAGTTGTTGTCGCGGTGTTTGTG taTTATAAAGTCGGGAAGAGTGTTTTAATATCGCCCTGTGCTACTGCAGAAATGCAAATCAGTAACAAATCATGTGACTGTTGCACATGTGGACAGACGCCGGAAGTGGAACCACAAACACCCATGCCGCTCTTACAAAATGAAGATTTGAATGGTTTCGGTTGCCAGAGCAGCACAGAAGTAAAAACGCACATATTATTAGACACACCTTTTAAAGCTCGACGTCATTTGTCAACACCAATAACACCTACATACAAAACAGAAGACGTAGTCTGA
- the LOC123525388 gene encoding phospholipid phosphatase 1-like isoform X3, which translates to MSNRGIRIHRQVAVQVSVDIVIWFSVAVPVLFLFLHGTPYDRGFFCDDATLSFPYKQDKLSTSLLLVAGVIVSVLVIVITEVLNSIDIKCRRQCLSSDVIVHCVKNYAIFLAGFILQQFVVEVVKSKMGVLRPNFFDVCKPQFNMSVCPGYITNYTCTGDDTKEIRDSRLSFPSGHSSLSMYIAVYFCMYIEDRLKISFSRILKLFLQAALIFIAILCGVDRIIDNKHHPSDVVSGFLLGVVVAVFVYYKVGKSVLISPCATAEMQISNKSCDCCTCGQTPEVEPQTPMPLLQNEDLNGFGCQSSTEVKTHILLDTPFKARRHLSTPITPTYKTEDVV; encoded by the exons TTGCAGTGCCTGTGTTATTCTTATTTCTACACGGCACACCGTATGATAGAGGGTTTTTCTGCGATGATGCAACCTTAAGTTTTCCGTACAAACAAGACAAACTATCTACATCTTTGCTGCTGGTAGCTGGCGTCATTGTATCTGTTTTAGTG ATTGTGATAACAGAGGTATTGAACAGTATCGATATAAAATGTCGTCGACAATGTCTTTCATCCGATGTAATAGTGCATTGTGTCAAGAACTATGCTATTTTCCTAGCTGGTTTCATTTTACAACAGTTTGTGGTAGAAGTCGTGAAAAGCAAGATGGGCGTATTGAGACCCAATTTTTTTGACGTGTGTAAACCACAGTTTAACATGTCAGTATGTCCAGG CTACATTACGAACTACACATGTACAGGCGATGATACTAAGGAGATACGGGACAGTCGACTATCATTCCCGTCCGGTCACTCTTCCTTATCAATGTATATAGCAGTTTACTTTTGt ATGTACATTGAAGATCGTTTGAAGATAAGTTTCTCCCGCATATTAAAGCTGTTTCTGCAAGCAGCTCTTATTTTTATAGCCATTCTTTGTGGTGTTGACCGGATCATAGACAATAAGCACCATCCATCAGATGTCGTTTCAGGATTTCTGTTAGGAGTTGTTGTCGCGGTGTTTGTG taTTATAAAGTCGGGAAGAGTGTTTTAATATCGCCCTGTGCTACTGCAGAAATGCAAATCAGTAACAAATCATGTGACTGTTGCACATGTGGACAGACGCCGGAAGTGGAACCACAAACACCCATGCCGCTCTTACAAAATGAAGATTTGAATGGTTTCGGTTGCCAGAGCAGCACAGAAGTAAAAACGCACATATTATTAGACACACCTTTTAAAGCTCGACGTCATTTGTCAACACCAATAACACCTACATACAAAACAGAAGACGTAGTCTGA